A portion of the Micromonospora tarapacensis genome contains these proteins:
- a CDS encoding rhomboid family intramembrane serine protease: MTLHPGSGDAHRFGTAAFYASIGRAFVAMCAVVPVLFLIEGLDVWLGAGFDSAAGIIPQRIDGLDGIFFSPFLHHGFDHLYSNSIPLILLGTFVLAAGARRFLWSTLVIVLVSGLGVWFTGSSNTIVVGASGVIFGYLGILLTRGIVERSWWNFAVFLLVGLLYGGQLVGVLPTDERISWQGHLFGLLGGIVAAIIFRRRRSDLDGPYRSESPMTMS, translated from the coding sequence GTGACCCTGCACCCCGGAAGTGGCGATGCCCACCGGTTCGGCACCGCGGCCTTCTACGCGTCCATCGGCCGAGCCTTCGTCGCCATGTGCGCGGTGGTGCCGGTCCTGTTCCTGATCGAGGGCCTCGACGTCTGGCTCGGCGCCGGTTTCGACTCCGCCGCCGGCATCATCCCGCAGCGCATCGATGGGCTGGACGGCATCTTCTTCTCGCCGTTCCTGCACCACGGCTTCGACCACCTCTACAGCAACAGCATCCCGCTGATCCTCCTCGGCACCTTCGTGCTGGCCGCGGGCGCCCGGCGCTTCCTCTGGTCCACCCTGGTGATCGTCCTGGTCAGCGGGCTGGGCGTGTGGTTCACCGGCTCGTCGAACACGATTGTCGTCGGCGCCAGCGGGGTGATCTTCGGCTACCTCGGCATCCTGCTCACCAGGGGCATCGTCGAACGCAGCTGGTGGAACTTCGCAGTGTTCCTGCTGGTCGGCCTGCTCTACGGTGGCCAGCTGGTCGGCGTCCTGCCCACCGACGAACGGATCTCCTGGCAGGGGCACCTGTTCGGGCTGCTCGGCGGCATCGTGGCCGCGATCATCTTCCGGCGGCGCCGGTCCGACCTCGACGGGCCGTACCGCTCCGAGTCCCCGATGACCATGTCCTGA
- the glpX gene encoding class II fructose-bisphosphatase — MTTTRTRTPQNLDRNLALDLVRVTEAAAMAAGRWVGRGDKEGGDGAAVDAMRKLINSIPMKGVVVIGEGEKDNAPMLFNGEQVGDGSGPEVDVAVDPIDGTTLMSKGMPNALAVLAVAERGAMFDPSAVFYMEKLAVGPAYADVVDINAGVGDNVRRIAKAKGTGVDEVTVCVLDRSRHDDLVDQIRRSGAGIRFISDGDIAGAIAAARGESDVDVLMGIGGTPEGITAACALKCMGGMMQAKLWPRDEAERERAIAAGHDLDRVLTTDDLVTGDNCFFVATGITSGDLLRGVRYRAGGAYTQSIVMRSKSGTIRVIDSYHRLEKLALYSAVDFDGRPLDEQA, encoded by the coding sequence ATGACGACCACCAGGACGCGAACCCCACAGAATCTCGACCGCAACCTCGCCCTCGACCTTGTTCGGGTCACCGAGGCGGCGGCGATGGCCGCCGGCCGGTGGGTCGGCCGGGGTGACAAGGAGGGCGGCGACGGGGCCGCCGTCGACGCGATGCGGAAGCTGATCAACTCGATCCCGATGAAGGGTGTCGTGGTGATCGGCGAGGGCGAGAAGGACAACGCCCCGATGCTCTTCAACGGAGAGCAGGTCGGTGACGGCAGCGGACCGGAGGTGGACGTCGCGGTCGACCCGATCGACGGCACCACCCTGATGAGCAAGGGGATGCCGAACGCCCTTGCGGTGCTGGCGGTGGCCGAGCGGGGGGCGATGTTCGACCCGAGCGCCGTGTTCTACATGGAGAAGCTCGCCGTCGGCCCGGCCTACGCGGACGTGGTGGACATCAACGCCGGTGTCGGCGACAACGTGCGCCGGATCGCCAAGGCCAAGGGCACCGGCGTCGACGAGGTCACCGTCTGCGTACTCGACCGTTCCCGGCACGACGACCTGGTCGACCAGATCCGCCGGTCCGGGGCGGGCATCCGGTTCATCTCCGACGGTGACATCGCCGGTGCCATCGCCGCGGCCCGCGGCGAGTCGGACGTCGACGTGCTGATGGGCATCGGCGGCACCCCGGAGGGGATCACCGCCGCCTGTGCTCTCAAGTGCATGGGCGGGATGATGCAGGCGAAGCTCTGGCCGCGCGACGAGGCCGAGCGGGAACGGGCGATCGCGGCGGGACACGACCTGGACCGGGTTCTCACCACCGACGACCTGGTCACCGGCGACAACTGTTTCTTCGTGGCGACCGGCATCACCTCCGGCGACCTGCTGCGCGGCGTGCGATACCGGGCCGGCGGGGCGTACACCCAGTCGATCGTGATGCGCTCCAAGAGCGGCACCATCCGGGTGATCGACTCGTACCACCGGTTGGAGAAGCTGGCACTCTACTCGGCGGTGGACTTCGACGGCCGGCCGCTGGACGAACAGGCTTGA
- a CDS encoding aggregation-promoting factor C-terminal-like domain-containing protein — protein sequence MSRPWSRFAARTAAVALLSVGVAGGFYLSEDRQSQRPGPGAQVAGSITEIDVDYRQEQAVSRQVRAARQQASEVRKQARAAAEKARKAEEAARKAAAEKAAKEAAARAAKPYDGPIPESCGEYSGNRKVGCALMIDAGFKIDQFPCLDKLWTKESGWNHKARNRSSGAYGIPQAYPGNKMSSVADDWETNPVTQIKWGLGYIKGRYSTPCGAWSTSQSKGYY from the coding sequence GTGAGTCGGCCATGGAGCCGGTTCGCCGCCCGCACCGCAGCTGTCGCGCTGCTTTCGGTGGGCGTGGCCGGAGGCTTCTACCTGAGCGAGGACCGCCAGTCCCAGCGCCCGGGTCCCGGCGCGCAGGTGGCCGGCAGCATCACCGAGATCGACGTCGACTACCGGCAGGAGCAGGCGGTCTCCCGCCAGGTTCGGGCCGCTCGGCAGCAGGCTTCCGAGGTGAGGAAACAGGCCCGGGCCGCCGCCGAGAAGGCCCGCAAGGCCGAGGAGGCGGCGCGGAAGGCTGCGGCGGAGAAGGCGGCCAAGGAGGCCGCGGCCCGGGCCGCGAAGCCGTACGACGGCCCGATCCCCGAGTCCTGCGGCGAGTACAGCGGCAACCGGAAGGTCGGCTGCGCCCTCATGATCGACGCAGGTTTCAAGATCGACCAATTCCCGTGCCTCGACAAGCTGTGGACCAAGGAGAGCGGCTGGAACCACAAGGCCCGCAACCGGTCCTCCGGGGCGTACGGCATCCCGCAGGCGTATCCGGGCAACAAGATGTCCTCGGTCGCCGATGACTGGGAGACCAATCCGGTGACCCAGATCAAGTGGGGGCTCGGCTACATCAAGGGCCGGTACAGCACTCCCTGCGGTGCCTGGAGCACCTCGCAGAGCAAGGGCTACTACTGA
- a CDS encoding DMT family transporter: MSTAATATRTTVPAGRRAGAVALATVAGVAVATQSRINGELGSRLGDGLAAAVVSFGAGLVLLLLLVPATPGGRRGLATLRGALARGALRPWQCLGGVCGAFLVFTQGATVGTLGVAVFTVAIVAGQSASSLAVDRAGIGPSGRQPVTVARLAGAVLTVAAVLLAVGDRLGEPATLVLALLPLLAGVGVAWQQAVNGWVRVITGSTLTATLVNFAVGTTVLLAAFAVSVALRGRPPGGWPTEPWLYLGGPIGVIFIAVAAAVVRLTGVLLLGLATVAGQVVGAVLLDLLLPSAASHPDATTLLGAVLTLVAVAVAALGGRLRTWSSGTRSGTARRGRTGAAGR, encoded by the coding sequence GTGAGTACGGCCGCAACGGCGACCCGGACGACGGTGCCGGCGGGCCGCCGGGCCGGCGCGGTAGCGCTGGCGACCGTCGCGGGGGTCGCCGTGGCCACCCAGTCCCGGATCAACGGCGAACTGGGCAGTCGTCTCGGCGACGGCCTGGCCGCCGCGGTCGTCTCGTTCGGTGCGGGGCTGGTGCTGCTGTTGTTGCTGGTCCCCGCCACCCCTGGCGGGCGGCGGGGCCTGGCCACCCTGCGCGGTGCTCTCGCCCGAGGCGCCCTGCGGCCCTGGCAGTGCCTCGGCGGGGTGTGCGGGGCGTTCCTCGTCTTCACCCAGGGCGCCACCGTCGGCACCCTGGGTGTGGCGGTGTTCACCGTGGCGATCGTGGCCGGTCAGTCCGCCAGCAGTCTGGCCGTCGACCGGGCGGGGATCGGCCCGAGCGGCCGGCAGCCGGTGACCGTCGCCCGGCTGGCCGGAGCGGTGCTGACCGTGGCGGCGGTGCTGCTGGCGGTCGGCGACCGGCTCGGCGAGCCGGCGACCCTGGTCCTGGCCCTGTTGCCGCTGCTGGCCGGGGTCGGCGTGGCCTGGCAGCAGGCGGTGAACGGCTGGGTCCGGGTGATCACGGGCAGCACGCTGACCGCCACACTGGTCAACTTCGCCGTCGGTACGACGGTCCTGCTGGCCGCGTTCGCCGTCAGTGTCGCCCTGCGGGGCCGGCCACCGGGCGGCTGGCCCACCGAACCCTGGCTCTACCTGGGCGGCCCGATCGGTGTGATATTCATCGCGGTGGCGGCGGCGGTGGTCCGCCTCACCGGTGTGCTGCTGCTCGGCCTGGCCACGGTCGCCGGCCAGGTCGTCGGCGCGGTGCTGCTGGACCTGCTGCTGCCCTCGGCGGCCTCGCACCCTGATGCGACGACGCTACTCGGCGCCGTCCTCACCCTCGTGGCCGTGGCGGTCGCCGCGCTCGGCGGGCGACTCAGGACATGGTCATCGGGGACTCGGAGCGGTACGGCCCGTCGAGGTCGGACCGGCGCCGCCGGAAGATGA